The Thunnus thynnus chromosome 1, fThuThy2.1, whole genome shotgun sequence nucleotide sequence TCATAATCAAGAAACATCAGTGAAGTAAAGTAAGATGGTGAGATTTGACCAGTGATTTAATATCTCAGCTGATGTGTCAGTGACAGTGAATTCcacagtttgtgtccaaaactACAGAAAGCAGCTTCACTGCAAGTCAGGTTCAAGATTCATGTAAATTGTCACTATACAACACAGGATGGTACAATGAAATCTGATTGTAGCCTGTCCcaccctacacacacagacaatgcataacaaatattaaaattaatttaaattataataGAATAGAACAATCAATTTGCCAATACAATAGAACAACATATATAAAAGTAGCactaaagaagaaataaaaaatgaaaagtaatacatggtttaatataaaaaataataaatataaatgtaatatgcaAGTTTTAGTGCAAAAAAAAGCTTGAGGtagcattttcattttgctgtaTCTAACTAGATAAAAGTCTTTTAGACATTCATCCCTTCGTACAATAATCTTAAAATTTATCCTAAAACTAAGTGGAACTGATCATGTAACATAAATGATATCATATTATACTAAAAGAAAAGGTCTGAGACAGTGTAGTAGGTACATCTTTTCCCTTTGGTCTTTTCTACCAATCATGAGGACCCTTTGATTTGTCATAAATTGATGTCAAAGAAGCTGTTTTCAAGGAAGTGAAGGGGGCTCTGGTTAACAACATTTGCCACTGTGTTGTGAAGTTTTGTGAACAGTCAGTACTGTGACCTTTATCAGTGTTTCGATGCTGCAAAAGGAATTGTATCACCAGATCAGTAGAGCTTCCTTCACTTGCTGTCTTTACACTTGTGCACTCTCGGTTTGAGATATTGCTAAACCAGTTCAATATATAAACAGTCTGTAGGCAAGTCATGATTTCAGAACATGCAAGGACAGGTTTGCACTGTTGATGCAAAACAAGTTTTCAGCATACTTTCCCATTTTTGAGCTATTTTTGAGCATTTTGAACACTTCAAGTTTAGACAGGACACTTGAAATCAATTTTAGCCTGAAAGGATTAGAGGACAAACTTATTTTTTGCTGTTATGGTATATATGGAAGCTCAATTTACTACTCAGTTCACTTCACTTTAATGATCACGCAGCTAAGCTAGTGCAATTTGGCTCAGTATGTCACAGCACAGTCCCACCAACAGCACTGCACAGAGAATagaagaaagtgaaagaatCACACAGCCATAATTAGAAACCACAAACAGCAAGACATAGACATAGACTGGGCAGCAGTAATGGCTGCTGATAAAGGTCATAAAACTATTAAGCAGACAAAATAAATTGAAGTGGGTAATAATCTGTAGATCAAGATTTACTCCTCTAATATTTCACTTGTTCATTTCTCATCTACAAATTAGTTTTGATGAGATCTAAacctcatttttatttttggctcGACATCTGTGCCCTCTAGTCTCCCTTTATCCAGCCATCGGTAGGACACCATTAAGACCACTGACAGGACACCTCCAAGTGCAAGCAAGATCACTTATaacaatcatataaaatatcatGTTATGAATTTTTAAACCATGAGGggatttttaaagattttagtTTTTGGCtatttgcctttatttgacagacagtgtagagacaggaaacataggggaagagagggagagggataTGACATGTCACCACGCTGTGGTTATGTGGTATGCACCTTAACCATTGTGTCACTAGGGTATCCTAACCATGAGGTTTTAAGTCTATCTTGATGTTAGCGAGATGCTAGTAAGCAAGCAGTCAAACTTTCTTTATTTAgcaattttcaaaacaaaaagagaaagagggagatacAGTAGAAGAAACAGGGAAGCTTAttaataaaacaagaagaactaaagtaataaaatcaagaaaaagcgaaacaaaacaaattgaagCAAGCCAGTAGTGCTGGAAGAAGCATTCAGAtcctttaaataattaaaagtaCCATGCGATGTATACTCAGTAATACAAGCCTGTATGAAAagtcctactacagtaaaagtattatgagcttgatgtagtgaaagtattttattaaaagtagtggtttgacccctctgactgatatattattatatatgacgtcattagattattaatactgagcgtgcatttgaaggggatcttttaatggccagtctGAActagaggaatgattacagcgaggaaaacctctttcagtgttcatatatGTGTTGACCACTGTGAGTCTGAGCTGTGTCAGTCAGTAAACGTCACCTCTTCCTGCTCGCTGCAGAGGAGGAACCTGTGAAGCGGAACTGACGAACTCAGCACGCAAAACTACCCGAACGAAAAGTAGGTGCGGACGTGTAACAACATCACATCACGGGTGTATGCACCATATCCACTGAATTCAGCAAaatatcagttaaaaaaaagagacgACATGCCTGATTCATAAATAATGTCCGAAGCTGCTTTAGAGGAAGTTTCCGTTTTATCGTCCATTTATTGCGGAGAAGGAGAGTTCCAGCTCCTGCAGCAGTCTGGTGAGACATTCACAACACTGCTGCACAAGAGCGAGCATGTCAAGCTCTTATAATGCACCCATGATGTCAACGTGTAACCTGAAGCAACTGATGGAAAGAGATGTGAAAGTGATTGTGTAAAGTTTCGGTGCTGATACAGTCATCTGTGCCGATGTTttaagtcctcctccactcaaaaatatgttcctgttcttcttccttcagctggatgtttgagcttcactgtgcacagTGATGTacgtttgttttcacattcatctgctgaaggaggagagtttctctgtgctctcctTAAACCTGAGTGTGACACATGTACATGTGAGCAGGACTTGTAGCATCACatatagtttggaagccaatcgtTGTCCAGTTTTCAACTCATTAAATCCAGAACCTATGAATATCCAAAGTGGACACGAGATGTCCATGTTTCACTGTGCattggaggcttcaagttttcacatcatacttgtgtaagttgcatacttgacaatgattggctccaaagtagttgtgatgtcacaaatcatgctaaACTCTaaattttcagtgagcacagagaaactttcctccttcagcagatgacaCGTCCACatccatcattctgcacagtgaagctcaaacatccaactgaaggaacaagaagaaaacacattttcagtgtaGGGGGGTCTCtgcatgtctggaggggatgtTTAGGTAAATCCAAGGACTTTACGCAGACAGCATGAGATACATAATGCTAATAATTAGGCAAATGCATTATTTACAACTGTGGCACTTGTCATTAAGttcaatacaaaaatataaacactggATGTAAAAAATCCAAATAAGCTGAATCTGTAATGTATTgactgtctgtttctctgtctgccATCTAGCTCAGGATGGACTCATGGTCCAAATCAACAGCACTgttggaggagagagagggctgGATGTGAGTCTGTTGTTCCATTTGCACCCACGCTACCCTTCCTCTCCCCCTGACATCTCCGTCTCTTCCACTAGTCTCTCAAGAAGTCAGTGTCACAACATCAGACAGAAGCTGCTGGATCAGGCTGCAGCCTTAGCACCAGAACCAATGGTTCATCAGCTGGTAGAGTGGTTACAGGTAAACAACTGACTTACTGGCTAATTTTACCATGGAGCACATGGAAATCTAGCTGCTAACATGTAATGGgacaacatttttacattaaaggaaagttccaccaaaaaaaaagtgtcttaaaaattattatcaatatgtacaaaaacaatGCAGACAAATCTGTGGAGGACCTCAAATAATCACTATAGATGACATACCAAATATGTGCTGTGTTAAAAATGGCAGGgtgaggaggtgatggaggactgcagaggaggtgaggaggaggtcAAAGAGAGCGATAAAGAGGAGGAGTGGACTGCAGTGCTGTCGCTGGACCACATCCGATCTCGAAATCGTTACATTGGACTGCTGGAGCgctggagccagcagctgcagctgactGGGAGGTTATTACTGGGACGAAGTATACTAGTCATCCTGCAGGGAGCCAGACCCAACATCAAGGTACCAACTCACACTGATACTGGCCATACTATGTGTCTACGTCTTTAATTGATAAGTCGATCGATTAAAAGTTAATAGCCAACTACCAATAGCCAACTGAGTACGTTTTTAAGGAAAACtactaaaattctctggtttcagattcttaaatgtgaagattttttggtttcttaagtcctctgtgataataaactgaatatatttgggctGTGGACTGTTGGCCAGACAAAACCTGACGTTTTAGGTTGCATTTTGgactttgagaaacagtgattgacatttttcacaattttctgacattttataactCTTCTTTCTGCTATGTACTCTGATTGATGTGACATGTGTTCAGGAGTTCTGTCGCCTCTTGAAGACGGTGAAGGTGGACGTTGATTCTTCAGGCAAGAAATGCAAAGAGAGGATGATGAAGGTTCTCATTGAAACCCCCTCGTCTTCCTCCTGTGAACATGGGTGTGGAtcacagacacaacacagatCCTAACAGTGTGTCAGAAACATGTAATGTGAGCAAGATCACAGTGGGCTTACTCTCTCTATGTCTGTGTCTTTCTGTCAGTCTCCAGGGTTTTGTAGTGAAGAGCTATCAGTCGTCACCAGAGCTGACTGCAGTCTTCCAGGAAATCAACATGATGGAGCTTTACCAGCAGATACTGCCGTCATTGAGTGACTGACAGCacatgttaccatggtgactGAACTTAAACTGAGACATCCTTGACAAGATCCAGACTGAAGCAAGGACTGCCCAGAAatccaaaataaatgtacatcTCTCAAAACCTGACTCTGATAGTGatctgaagaggaagaggagtgtaCAGCACAAGCACTGCTGTAGTATCAGCTCAGCAACAGACACAAAGGGAATCTGAtatctgaaaacagaaaaaaaatatgatttcacaacaaaaaagacaacacCAGCAACATAAAATGACACATGAATCTGTTGCCCCAGTGCGTGCTGGGAAGCTTCCCAACACACCTATGTAAATGCAATAAGAGCACACTGTTATTCACAAGAACTCATTCAAGATTAACAAATCAATCCTCTCATCTGCTCTCCAAGAGCCTGGATTAGTTAAGCCACGTTTGAGGACCTGGGCCCTGTTCTTCAAATGTGGTTTAAATAATTCAGGATAACATGATGTTATCAGGCTAAAATAATCCTGTTAATTCTTATCCAGCTAATTTGGTTCATTGGAGGCAGTTTGTGGTTGATTTGTCAAACCTTGATGAAGTTATCTTGAATAACAAAAGGCAAAATGAGTAGAGAGTTGAAAACATTATCAGCATTCACACGATTGGCTGAGTGCTGATCTTGCAGTTACATGAGGTGGGTGTGCTTGGAACCCTCCCAGCATGCAATGGTGCAATAGATTTATGGACATAAGTCTAATTTTATGTGTGTTCCTGCATTTATACTGCAGTTATTCTGCAGTTATTACTGTTTCCACACtttcatcactgttaaacaGATCAGTTAAGCAGATATTACCAGTGAACTAATATAATAGAAACTATTTGTGCACTTTTATAAATGAAGACAATTTACATTCATAAGTCCAGACTTCTGAGAGAGAGTTTCATCTAAGTGGAATTTACTGTTTATTAATCTGCATCTTTCATGGAAATCTGCTGAACTTAAGAAACCACTGTCATGTACTTTAACTATTAAATCACTGCCAAAAGACATCCTCTCttgttcacaaacacacaatcacacatctGATATATTCACTTTGTCTTAAAGAAGGGGTTAAAGGTCTTTGTCTTTTACAGAtgatatttgtattttctttcagttGCTTTTGCAGAATCGTCGAATGAAAATCATGATTCTCAAAACGGTGAAATTCTCAAATTCACAGTTCATTTTCTCACAACGCTATACTGAATGCATTTCTTGTTGCTTACATACAGATTTCAATTTATGTGCAAACATTTTCAGCTGACCTGCTGATTCACTGAGTTTTGTTGAGTATTGGTGGTCATAAGCGATTACActgcttttcttcttcatgATACAGGTTATCCAGGACAGccaatgttaggctcagtgaagccagctcGTCCAATAAGAGCCAGACTCAGCTGAACTTGCTTCATAGTTCAGGCCCCAGGATTCAGCAATGATACATGGATATGTCCATTTGGTGAAAGCCAAAATACTTAAGATTTGAAAATTCTTTACTTTGGTGTCATCTAGTGGTAGCATCAAGAATGACTTTGTGGTGGACTGTACATTGTTACTGGACTGAAAGCAAAACCTGTGACATTTGTCCTGtctgaaaaaaaagtgttaccAGCAACAGTTCACAAAATCACTAAATATGTagaagagaaactgaaaaaaaataaaataaaccataaGTAAATGACTTACAACCATTAGTAAAGTCAATCATTACAGATTATAAACCCTTTATTAATAGTCCCTTATCAGAAAGTGATACCAATGCTTTTAACCCGCCCAATGTGATCTTCGTCTTAAACACCTGATCTTTGATGTCTCAGGGCTGCTGGATATGTAGGAGGTCATCAAATATTGAACATAGACTAATGTAAAAACACCTGTTCTGGATTTCACAAAGTTATCCAGATAACTCAGTACACCTGCTTGTTAAAACAGGCTCCTGGCAGAGATGTTATGGAAGAACTTCAATGCAAAGACTCAAAgaatttagttttgttttttttattgttgtatatCATTTTATAGAATGGAATAACAACCTTTTTgcaataaatcattttcaaCTAACTGACATCCTGTGTATCTATGGGTGTCATACTGCTCTTCCCCTGATTTTTAAAAGAACTTTTGTGCTAGTCTGGACAACAAACAGTATctgcattttgtcatttttattctaaaataaacaaagtgaTTTATTATAGATTTAAAATTGACCAGAGTTTGATTAACACCTCTCTGtgtcaacagaaactgaacattataatcttaaatcaataaatcataaaCTTAGTATTAATTGAAGGACTGTTGTATTGAATTCCATTAGAGTATATAGGGGTTTCTGGAGAGGTCTTACGCCACTCTAAAACACTTACAGGCCCTGCTTGGtttagtatgtgtgtattacaatgtaaaaatgaagtTAACACAAAGACATGAATACACTGaaaagcaaacttttttttttaacagtattttctgtctgaAGTATTTCACTTTACGTTTTGTGGTCAGTTTTGTGGCCAACCTTTCTGTTTAGGATCCCTGAACCTGGCCACTCCACTGCTCCGAGctctctgcctgctgctggTGCTTCCATTGTTCTGACTCCCCAGTTTCCTGCAGGCCCCCCCACTGGCTTGCAAACTGTTTCCACAGGGACACTCAATGGTGGACCTTCAAGTGGACCAAATTAGATCTTATCTCTTCAGTGGTTTCACTACAGAAGCATTGTAGATGGTTTTCCCACTGTTTCCTTGATGATGAAGGGCTGATGATGAGGAGTTTCCTGGAACACACCAAGCAAGGGGAAGCAGACTCGGTTATCCTCGGGTCAGCAGAGTGACAGCCAGATGAGAACTGTTGCAGTAGGTTCAGTGAAACTGCTTTGGTTCACTGcttctccagaggatgaatccagtCTGCTGAGGCTGTgtagtggacacacacacacacagggaggtGTCCCAGTTTCAGTTTATTCAGTGGGaggctgcagagttggatgCATGGAGCTCTAAACTAATCAGAAGTGTCCTcggaaaagtctttaaaaaaaactacacaataaaaataggagattaaaaaaataatagaatattcaaatgtcaaatggcATGGCTTGGCTTTTGGCTTAGGCATCCTTGCAGTCTTCTGCTTCTTAGTTGAGTCTctttctggagctctcagctctcagtcatacaaaaaaaaacaacacccaAAATGCCAGGCCATCCCGGCTGCAGGGCCAATGCCATCAATGCAtcatgaaacagtgaaacacatagaaattgtaatattgattaaccacataaaatacaaagtgAAATCAATAAACCTTAATTTTCTAATCTGTAATTACATCTATTAAGAAAGTATTATCCTAGCAATCAAACCATAGCTAAATGatacacacagtaaacacagtaaaagtCAACATTGGTTAGATAGGtctttatacatatttttacacatctTTAGTGGCATTTCTGACACTTATTgtatataaaagaaaagagaggagagccACTCAAAAGAATGCAGCTCCTCCCAAAATGTATGActtaagagacaggagctagCAGAAGACGGGAGGATGGCCCATCCAGGTTGGAGCAGATTAAGGCACCAACTTCAACTCAAGCCTGCTGAGGGAGGTGTACAGCATGCTGGAATTCCAGAAGTGAAGACCAGTCCCTGAGGGCCTCATCAAGTGTTTCAACAAGCCCTTCATGTCCATGCTGAGGAAGTTTGTAAATGACTCAGGGTCAGACTAGGACCAGTGGCTTCctgttgtttgcatgtttgcataCAGAGAAGTCCCACAAGCATCAACCAGCTTTTCACCTTTCCAGCTTTTGTATGGACATTCAGTGAGTGGTCCGATGGATGTCTTGAAGAAGGCCTGGGAGGGTCCCATGCCACAGCAACAGTGCTGTGAACTCTCATATATCCTGAAAATGATGACACACTGGACCAGTTTCAAGAGCTCGCCAATAACAACCTCGCCCAagcacagcagcaacagaagCAGAGCTATTACGAGACTTTAGGAATGAGAAAGTATGAAAGTTCTCATACTGTTACCAGCATCTGACAGTGGTGTCCTTGCTAAGTGGCATGGTCCATGCAAGATCACAAAGAAGACTGGCCCGGTGCTAACTACTGTTATGTATTtcacagacaagaaaaaaaggcaaatttaGACAAGTGCCTAATGAAAGACATGACCTGAACAGTGTGTTATTCatataaattttattttagattttgcCATACGACACAAAGTCGCTCTTCTACATTGCTACACAGAATTTGTGTGTTGATAATAAAGAAGTGGAtgatttcaaaaaatattttggatATCTATTAAGACTAGCATAACAGCAGGTGTTTGACCCATTCACAAAAAAGTCTGCCACTGCATGTCAACAAATGGAATTAGATGCATATGTTTGGATAAAATGAGTCAACAGATGAGTTAGACTCTTACATACTGAGCGATGTGTCCCAACTACAGCACAGACTCTCATTTCTGCTGACAACCATTACAAACAAGTATTTGGGACTTCAGTGTTGGTTTGGTTGCTTGGTCACTAATGTTTCTAATAACATTAGCAATGGTTCTGTTCTAAACAAGTGTCCTAggaagccatgacagtgtgacagcgATGTGAATACCTTGTTGTGTATGATGACGAGTTGACgagtgtgtatgatgtgtgtgacGTAAGTGTTATTAATATCAGACACGAAACACTCCTCCACTCTGTTCAGCAAGGTTACATGCTGCAACATGTCACATCATAACCCACTAAGTTTTCATTGTTATAATGAAGCAGAaaaatcagacaaaactgatataaataaattgcaAAACTATATTATTTCTTCATAATTGACAtgtctattttattttcttaatatatTCCCATACATATATTTACTTGGTAAACAATTGCGTTAAGATGTTTTGaggcagaaataaaaaagtgaagTGAATGGAAACCCTACTTctgcatatttatatatgaaTGAGATTAGTAACAGTCACATTAGTTTTCAGTTGGGCTCCATGGACAGTGAgtctttaatttaaaatctaCAGAACCTGTGTGAAATCAACACAGGACTTTTCTCATAGATTCTGTACTCCCAGAGGTGCATATATAAAACCATTCTATCCCTGATATTATCACTCTAAACCACTGCTCTGTGCCTCTGAGCTGTCTGGAGTTcatcctcctccagctgctgcaggtaGGAGAGAGCTCCTAAGCATACAGATGCACCGCACTGAGCTGATCCAGTAGTAGCCTGACCAGCACAAATGCTCTTTAACATTCTGCATAGATGCCAGTATGCTTCCCATGGTTCCCCACCTTAAACCATCTCTGTCTACAAATGTGAATATGGGGTTCATCCAGAATTTGGGATATGATATATATACACTACAAAAGTTT carries:
- the rwdd3 gene encoding RWD domain-containing protein 3 isoform X1 → MTRPHPSFCTVKLKHPTEGTRRKHIFSVGGSLHVWRGCLAQDGLMVQINSTVGGERGLDVSLLFHLHPRYPSSPPDISVSSTSLSRSQCHNIRQKLLDQAAALAPEPMVHQLVEWLQGEEVMEDCRGGEEEVKESDKEEEWTAVLSLDHIRSRNRYIGLLERWSQQLQLTGRLLLGRSILVILQGARPNIKEFCRLLKTVKVDVDSSGKKCKERMMKVLIETPSSSSCEHGLQGFVVKSYQSSPELTAVFQEINMMELYQQILPSLSD
- the rwdd3 gene encoding RWD domain-containing protein 3 isoform X2, whose protein sequence is MSEAALEEVSVLSSIYCGEGEFQLLQQSAQDGLMVQINSTVGGERGLDVSLLFHLHPRYPSSPPDISVSSTSLSRSQCHNIRQKLLDQAAALAPEPMVHQLVEWLQGEEVMEDCRGGEEEVKESDKEEEWTAVLSLDHIRSRNRYIGLLERWSQQLQLTGRLLLGRSILVILQGARPNIKEFCRLLKTVKVDVDSSGKKCKERMMKVLIETPSSSSCEHGLQGFVVKSYQSSPELTAVFQEINMMELYQQILPSLSD